One Scylla paramamosain isolate STU-SP2022 chromosome 5, ASM3559412v1, whole genome shotgun sequence genomic region harbors:
- the LOC135100912 gene encoding uncharacterized protein LOC135100912 isoform X3 translates to MDEGTSQIMHICFHIGDFHVDRGSTCQPSCGGNWRTAVPEPAVDAFPADFYQNSSDTAGQDNHRNTDMHAPDMDMKMEGQESHMMVSDSDASVQEGERQAETRKCPWEKPGVLPR, encoded by the exons atGGATGAAGGGACGTCACAGATCATGCACATTTGCTTCCATATTGG GGACTTCCACGTGGATAGAGGATCAACCTGCCAACCAA GTTGCGGTGGAAACTGGCGTACAGCTGTGCCTGAGCCTGCCGTGGACGCATTCCCAGCCGACTTCTACCAGAACAGCTCGGACACGGCTGGCCAGGACAACCACCGCAACACAGACATGCACGCACCTGATATGGACATGAAAATGGAGGGACAGGAg TCCCACATGATGGTGTCCGACAGTGATGCCTCAGTGCAGGAGGGGGAACGGCAGGCAGAGACCCGCAAGTGCCCCTGGGAGAAGCCTGGAG tgttgccacggtga
- the LOC135100912 gene encoding uncharacterized protein LOC135100912 isoform X5: MDEGTSQIMHICFHIGDFHVDRGSTCQPSCGGNWRTAVPEPAVDAFPADFYQNSSDTAGQDNHRNTDMHAPDMDMKMEGQESHMMVSDSDASVQEGERQAETRKCPWEKPGVN; the protein is encoded by the exons atGGATGAAGGGACGTCACAGATCATGCACATTTGCTTCCATATTGG GGACTTCCACGTGGATAGAGGATCAACCTGCCAACCAA GTTGCGGTGGAAACTGGCGTACAGCTGTGCCTGAGCCTGCCGTGGACGCATTCCCAGCCGACTTCTACCAGAACAGCTCGGACACGGCTGGCCAGGACAACCACCGCAACACAGACATGCACGCACCTGATATGGACATGAAAATGGAGGGACAGGAg TCCCACATGATGGTGTCCGACAGTGATGCCTCAGTGCAGGAGGGGGAACGGCAGGCAGAGACCCGCAAGTGCCCCTGGGAGAAGCCTGGAG TCAACTGA
- the LOC135100912 gene encoding uncharacterized protein LOC135100912 isoform X1 translates to MDEGTSQIMHICFHIGDFHVDRGSTCQPSCGGNWRTAVPEPAVDAFPADFYQNSSDTAGQDNHRNTDMHAPDMDMKMEGQESHMMVSDSDASVQEGERQAETRKCPWEKPGVNRANESRIKLSIPVN, encoded by the exons atGGATGAAGGGACGTCACAGATCATGCACATTTGCTTCCATATTGG GGACTTCCACGTGGATAGAGGATCAACCTGCCAACCAA GTTGCGGTGGAAACTGGCGTACAGCTGTGCCTGAGCCTGCCGTGGACGCATTCCCAGCCGACTTCTACCAGAACAGCTCGGACACGGCTGGCCAGGACAACCACCGCAACACAGACATGCACGCACCTGATATGGACATGAAAATGGAGGGACAGGAg TCCCACATGATGGTGTCCGACAGTGATGCCTCAGTGCAGGAGGGGGAACGGCAGGCAGAGACCCGCAAGTGCCCCTGGGAGAAGCCTGGAG ttaaCCGAGCCAATGAAAGCAGAATCAAACTTTCCATTCCAGTCAACTGA
- the LOC135100912 gene encoding uncharacterized protein LOC135100912 isoform X4, translated as MKGRHRSCTFASILGCGGNWRTAVPEPAVDAFPADFYQNSSDTAGQDNHRNTDMHAPDMDMKMEGQESHMMVSDSDASVQEGERQAETRKCPWEKPGVNRANESRIKLSIPVN; from the exons ATGAAGGGACGTCACAGATCATGCACATTTGCTTCCATATTGG GTTGCGGTGGAAACTGGCGTACAGCTGTGCCTGAGCCTGCCGTGGACGCATTCCCAGCCGACTTCTACCAGAACAGCTCGGACACGGCTGGCCAGGACAACCACCGCAACACAGACATGCACGCACCTGATATGGACATGAAAATGGAGGGACAGGAg TCCCACATGATGGTGTCCGACAGTGATGCCTCAGTGCAGGAGGGGGAACGGCAGGCAGAGACCCGCAAGTGCCCCTGGGAGAAGCCTGGAG ttaaCCGAGCCAATGAAAGCAGAATCAAACTTTCCATTCCAGTCAACTGA
- the LOC135100912 gene encoding uncharacterized protein LOC135100912 isoform X2 — protein sequence MDEGTSQIMHICFHIGDFHVDRGSTCQPSCGGNWRTAVPEPAVDAFPADFYQNSSDTAGQDNHRNTDMHAPDMDMKMEGQESHMMVSDSDASVQEGERQAETRKCPWEKPGEWPEAVSA from the exons atGGATGAAGGGACGTCACAGATCATGCACATTTGCTTCCATATTGG GGACTTCCACGTGGATAGAGGATCAACCTGCCAACCAA GTTGCGGTGGAAACTGGCGTACAGCTGTGCCTGAGCCTGCCGTGGACGCATTCCCAGCCGACTTCTACCAGAACAGCTCGGACACGGCTGGCCAGGACAACCACCGCAACACAGACATGCACGCACCTGATATGGACATGAAAATGGAGGGACAGGAg TCCCACATGATGGTGTCCGACAGTGATGCCTCAGTGCAGGAGGGGGAACGGCAGGCAGAGACCCGCAAGTGCCCCTGGGAGAAGCCTGGAG AGTGGCCTGAGGCAGTGAGTGCTTGA